The genomic window TTGCAACACCTTTGCTTTGCATGGAAATAACTTGCCTTACATAAATTGTATGTATGTGTCTAGTGTGATTGTCTGATTTTTGGTTGCcatacattacatttttttaaactttgaaatcACTTCTAAGTtgattcacatttttttcttattatctctccttttcttctgtcttctctttccTCAGTCAATTCATTAGTTGTCAATGAGGATGTTCCAAGGAAAGGACCATGcctcttaaaacaaaagaatgttTGTTCCATTGTTTAGGTGTGAAATCCCCTTAGATGAAATGCTGGTTTGCAGCTGATTCAGATCTCGACATATTTGATCATATTTTAGATTATTGCAGAATTActtataactttttattttggtcattaaaaaaacaaacaaacaaacaaaacaacaaaaaacacattaacctAATGTTATTCTGACAGTTTGCTAACACTGGCTTTCTCTTAGAGGAAATCGACTTTCAATCAGTTCTGATGCTTTCCCcctcttttcttgtttatttttatttgaacattGATCTGTAACATCTGAACAATCTTGAGATGCCTATCGTTGTGTAACTTCactgtgtttcttctgtttttaattttaaattttgttgttggtgggtttgttttgttttatttttaatggtgtcCTGATTTGGTTTGTTACAGCTTTGGTAATGTATGTGTGGTTGTGCTATATTGGTAAATTAAGCAAGTTATTTCctgccattttccttttcagttttttttttttttttttttttttttcctgttagcttTGCTTTGCACTTGTACCCTCAGATCTTGTGGATCCACCATTCCCGGTCCATTTTGTAGACCTTCCTACCACTGCAACCAAAGACTGTCATTTTCAGTCCTGATTACATTTTCCAATCTCTATTTTTGATTTCCATTTTACTTTCAATGTTTTTCATTCGCATCAAAGATGACGAGACAGAATCTACAGAAACATCTATCCTGAAAAGCCATCTGGTTAATGAAGTCCCTGTACTAGCCAGTCCAGACTTGTTGTCTGAAGTGTCTGAGATGAAACAAGATTTGATCAAAATGACTGCCATCTTGACAACTGACTCTTCTGATAAATCGGGCTCAATTAAAGTGAAAGATCTTGGAAAACCCACTGAAGAAGAGCCAGGAGAGCCTTTTGAAATAGTTGAAAGGGTGAAAGAAGACttagaaaaagtaaatgaaattcTTAGAGGGGGGTCCTACACCAGAGAAGAGCATGCTATGCAGAAGTCCCTTTCCAGACAAGAATTTGTAGAAGAAGAATGGGTCATTGTCAGTGATGAAGAGATTGAAGAGGCCAGAAGAAATGCTCCTTTAGAAGTCACTGAACCTACCTGTGTAGAAGTTGGGATAGACAAAGAGacaaaagagacagagaagaaGGACATGATGGGAATGGTAGATTACCTTAGTGACGATTTAAAAACATACCTTTCTCTTCATGAGGTACAGCCACAAGCCTTACAAGAAGACTTAGTAGAAGAGAGATTTGAAGCTGTAGTAATAAGCAGGGAGTCTGAAAAAGGAGGACAAGAATCTCCAACAACGGAAACACTAAGCCCTCAGGAGCAACACAAGCCTGCcttagaaattaaaaagccaGTTAGAACTAAACTGAGAgataagcaaaaacaaaaggaaagcaaggtgcaaagcaaagaagaaaaaccagGACTAACGAAGTGCAGTTCGGATGAGGCAGTACACGAGGAGGAACAAGGCTTAACACCGGCAGCTGCTCCTGAGGCTAAAGCTGTATCCCCTGTAATAGAGGAAACTCCTATTGGCTCAATAAAAGATAAGGTAaaagctcttcagaaaaaagTGGAAGATGAGCAAAAAGTACGTTCAAAACTACCTGTCAGAATTCAAACAAGAGAAGGCACTGCAGAAAAGGCTTCTAAAAAAACAGTACCAGTCAAAAAGCCAGCTGCACACAAAGCACAACCTCCCGTTTCACCTTCTTCTAAGACTGAGAGACTTGAAGAGACCATGTCAGTTCGTGAGCTGATGAAAGCCTTCCAGTCAGGTCAAGACCCATCCAAAAATATAACTGGACTCTTTGAGCACAAATCtgtcaaacaaaagcaacagcCCCCTGAGAAGGAAACCCCTCggaaaaaagcagtttcttcaCAAAGTGAAACAAAGCGAGTAACAAGCCACAAGACAGACAAACCAAAGGACAAACACAGCACTACgttaaaagcagagaaagagcCACAatcaaaaaaaggaagaacacagATTTCTACTGTTGAAATTACCAAGAAAACTGTAAGTAAAGACCAGGTaaaacagcagagcagcaaaaaACCAGCAGCCGAGCCTCTCTCTCCAGTATTTGTTGATCAAAGTGCCAAAGATTCAGCAGGTGTAAAGGGCAGGACTTCTGATGACCAAGCAGATACTGACTTTCAGATCAGCCCTGACAGAAAAACCTCAACAGACTTCTCTGATGTCATTAAAGAAGAACTTGAGGATAATGACAAATATCAACAATTCCGACATCTTTCAGTGACAGAGGAAGGCGAGCTTAACTTGGAGCAAGTCCTGACCAGTCCTTTCAATGTTGCTTTCCCGACAGAGTATGTAAAAGATGGATTCCTTCCTGCTCTTTCTCTGCAAAGTGCTGCTTTTGATGGGAGCTCAGAGAGCCTTAAACATGAAGGTGTGGCTGATTCTCCAGGCAGCCTACTTGATGGAACTCCTCAGATCAGCTCTGAGGAAAGTTATAAGCATGAGGGGCTGGCAGAGACTCCAGAAACAAGCCCTGAAagcctttccttctcaccaAAGAAAACTGATGGGCAAATTGAAGAAGCTAAAGGAGCAGCTAGAGCACATACAACTGCAGAAACATGTTCTCCGAAGGAACTCTCTccaaaggaagatgaaaaaggTATTACTGAAAAACAGCTAGATGCTGTAACTGAGACTAGTAAGTCTCATTCTGACCATGTATCAGAAGAGCTTGTACCTAAAGCCTCTGAAGAAGAGGCTGATAAACTTAAAGAAAGTAGCTCAGCTTCCATAATGAAAGATATTAGCAGGGATAAAGAATCCAGGACCACTGCACACTTAACTAAATCTTCCGAAACACATGACACTgctttagagaaagaaaaagatataacCTGTGAACGTCGTGTTGTGGTTAGAAGTCCCCAAAAATTGGAACTCTCACTTGCTAGCCATGATAGTGAAAGCTTTAGCCCAGTTGCAGATGACTCTTTGGCTATAAGTCATAAAGACTCATTGGAAGCAAGCCCAGTGCTAGAAGATAACTCATCACACAAAACGCCTGATTCTTTGGAGCCCAGTCCTATAAAAGAGTCTCCCTGCCGTGATTCCCTTGAAAGTAGCCCTGTAGAACAAAAAGTGAAAGCTGGCATTTTGGGGCAGGGTCCTCTTCAGTCTGTTCTTAGCAAAGGAGAAACCTGTCCAGAGCTGGCATCGGTGCGTTCCAGGATTCTCCGTGACCCAGAGGGGAGTGCTGATGATGACAGTCTAGAGCAAACATCTCTCATGGAGAGTTCAGGGAAAAGTCCTCTTTCACCAGAAACTCCCAGTTCTGAAGAAATTAGCTATGAAATCACACCTAAAACAGCAGACTCACAGGCACTGTCAAATATACGAAAGTCGGCCATGATACCTGAAGTCAGTGAAGAACCAGAGGATGACTGTGAAAGTGAACCAAGGAAAAGATTTACTCCTGAGGAGGAGATGTTTAAAATGGTAaccaaaatcaaaatgtttgatGAATTAGAAcaagaagcaaagcagaagcGAGATTACAAAAAGGATTGTAAGCAAGACGAATCTTCTGCAGTTGCTGATTCAGAAGCTGCATGTGAAGCTGAAGAACCAGAGTCAACAACTGTTGAAGAAAAAGTTATACCTACAGTAGTGATGTCTTCAGCAAAATCTAGAAAGAGTTCTTCCTCTTCAGAAAGTGAGCCAGAATTGACCGAGCTTAAAAAAGAAGCTGACTCAGGTTTCTTAATGGAGCCCACGATCCGAGTGCAGCCACCTTCACCATTACCATCCAGTATTGACTCCAGTTCTAGCCCTGAAGAAGGATGCTTCCAACCTATCGATTCAAAACAATGTTCTTCCAGGATAGGTGCCATTAAAGCAGAACAGGATAAGCCAACAGAAGATGACAAAGAGGAACCGTATGTCCTTGGGGACAGCTGTAAGGCTTCCACACAAGAATCTGGCACTTGCCATTCTGATGGTTGTGCACCAGCAGAAACTGACAAATCAAAACGTGATAGCACAGATGACAGTGAGATAGTTAGTCCTAATGCCCCAGTCACACAATTGCAGGGTTCTCCCTGCCATTCTTTTGGTGACAGTTCTTACAAAGAAGTTCATGTTGAGTCTTCACCAACACTAGAGCAATCTGATACTAATGAAAGTAGTATCAAAAGCACCACACTGTTAACACACTCAGATCTCATTGCTGAAGGAGCAGTGCTTGAGAAAGCAGGTGACGATTCTTGTGGACACAGTATCACGGAGTACTCTGTGCCACAAGATGGCAAACTGGTTGAAGGTGATCCCACTGACCATTCTGGTCTGGGGAGTGATTTGGCAAAAGTAGATACAGATCTTGAAACACCTCAAGGAGATACTCATATTGAGGAACCCTTGCCAGAGTATTCATCCCTCACCACTGAAACAGGGGAACTTGAAAGTTGTGTAGTGGAGGCTGCTGAAAGTAGTGCTCCTCATATAGTAAGCCCTTATGAAAATGTGTCTTCTGAACAATTTTTTACTGACTGTGAAGTTAAGGTAGGATCTGGTGAAAGTCTGCTATCTAAGGAAGACTATTCtactgaagaaggaaaagatcaGAGCAGTACCATTTTGCTTAGCAGAGACACGGGTAGCAAATATCAGTCTTCAGAGGAAGTATATATGGAAATAGAACCAAAACCAGaggatttatttcagaaaatctcACCAGGGTCTTCAGCATCAGATTCCACGAAGTTAGCTGAATCCACCATTGACAATGTaagaactgaaacagaaaaattgatCAGTCAAGTTGTCATCACCAAAACTGATGTGGATTCTGACATGTGGAGTGAAATACGTGAAGATGATGAAGCTTTTGAAGCTCGGGTGAAAGAAGAGGAACAAAAGATATTTGGTTTGATGGTAGACAGGCGATCCCAAGGCACAACACCTGATACAACACCAGCCAGAACACCCACGGAAGAAGGGACACCACTTAGTGaacaaaatccttttctttttcaggaaggaAAGTTGTTTGAAATGACTAGAAGTGGAGCCATTGACATGACCAAAAGGAACTATCCAGATGAAAGTTTTCACTTCTTCCAAATGGGGCAGCAGCCTCAGGAAGAACTTTCTTTAtgtgaagaaatgaaagaagcagCGGAAGTGGAATCTTCTAAGCCAGAGAGCTTACCAGATCCATTTCCCCCTTCAGAATCAGAGGACTTGGATATACAAGGAAAAGATGCACTGAAACGTTCACCCTCGCCGTCTGAGTCTTGTgataaatcagaagaaatgaGTGGTGAAGGTGTCAGCATAGGCACTGCAAAAGCAGAGCTTAAATCCAGAATTCCAATTAAAATGGGTATTTCAGCTTCTTCAAAATcaccaaagaaagaaactgctgccTCTGAAGCTGAGCCCTTCTCCGGAGCGGAGACTGACATGGTTGATAGCAGTCAGGTGCCTTGCCCTATGTCTCCTGAGCAGTCTGTGGTAGAAGATGAGTTAGGTTTTTCCAAGGTCACTAGATTGGTCTGTTCTGAACAGGATGAGGAGTCCCCAGACTCTTCACCAGAGGAACAGAGATCTGTGATTGAAATCCCTACTGCTTTAATGGAGAGAGTGCCTTCTTGTGAAAGCAAATCCAAAATTCCTGTAAGAACAGCTGCTACTGCATCACAATCATTGCAACAATTAGAAAACGAGAGCCTTCCCACTGATGGCTTTCTTGACAGTCTGCAGTGTGAAGGAAAAGATGACCAAGCAAAACCAAAGTCTAAAATTCCTGTCAAAGCAGCGCTCCAAAGAGCTGAACAACAGTATACATCCACAGACACACCTGTCCACAAGCTAGAGTCACCCAAAGCTCTTGACACGACAAGCAAACTACCTACAAAACAAGATAACCGAAGTAAATCTGAATCTGATGCAAGTGTTCCCATGGACCCAAAGATTAAACGCTCGATAAAAGCTAGGAGTTATGCAGAGGCAGAAGCAGAGACGAGGGAGAGGGAGATGAAGGTTGAGCTAGACTCAGAGGAGGCAACAACAGGAAGACTCAAGGTATTTTCATCACGGTTGCCAGTTAAAAGCAGGAGCACTACAGCCTCCCGCAGTGCTTTTAGTCCTACAAAAGAAAGTAAGGAACATTTTTTTGACCTTTACAAAAACTCCATAGAATTCTTTGAAGAAATTAGTGATGAAGCTTCTAAGTTAGTGGAAAGACTCACACAGTCAGAGAGAGAACAAGAATTAGTTTCAGATGACGAAAGCAGTAGTGCCCTAGAAGTTTCAGTTATTGAAAATGTGCCATCCATTGAGACTCAGCAGTCAGTTCCTGAAGACATCTTTGACACCAGACCCATTTGGGATGAGTCTGTAGAGACTCAGATTGAACGTATCCCTGATGACAATATCCATGACCATGCTGAAGGTATTTGCCAACGACTGGGATTCCCTGTGCGACGCATGTCataaattaaactttttgtttcttgttttctttggtgtgtgtgtgtgtatatgtaagTTTGTATACATGTGTGGTATTTTCTTGTAAGCTTTTGGTGGTtagttgtgtatttttttttctttataagctgtgtttgttttttgcgttgtgtctgtatttttcttgtctgtgaAATAATCTCAAGATTGCAAGCCATGTGTGCTTATGAGAAGTGTTACCTTAAACACAAACACttctaaaaatatgtatttaccATTAAACTGACCTTTCGGGTCATACGCATTTTGACTTTTGGCTTTCCCTGACCCTATTTttattagtaatttttttttttttttttttttttggcatcaaTTGAAACTGGAACAGGCAAATCcatcttctcttttgtttttaccCAAAGAAACATACAGAAGCTTTGAAGAATCAAGTTTGTCTTATTCCTTTTTTTGGCCATTTCTCTCTCATGAAAATTCTGTGTCACCAGAAACTTAAGTAGAAGTTGTCTGGTGTTTGGTCTTCCCCTCACTTACTTGCATACTGCCATTGGGTAGCTGTGATGGAAATCCAGTAGCTAAAATGAAGCCATATTTCACCAACTTCAATCAGTTTTCTGAATGTTTGCAATCCGTGTGTTCATTCAGGGAAAATCAAAACTCAAATTCTGACATCCTCAAATTAGCCTTGGGGATGGGAGGAACAGTGAAGTCTCACTGTTTCTGAAATAGACAGACTGGTGAATGAATGTCTGATTTTTCCTTGCCTTCAATGTAAGTCTTTTGTATCACTCCCTAGCTGAAAGAGTCAAAGCCATTTCAATTAttaatttccaaatgaaaactaTAACATGAAATGCCACATGGACTGTTTGAACAAAAGTTTCGCTaccacagaaagaaagcaattagAAGCACCAGTCCAGATGAATTTTGCAACCTTGGCATTTACTAAGGAGGCATGGAAATTTATAGCTCTTAACTTAGTTAGTCTTCACCTTAATGCTAGAATGAAGTTTTAGAATAAAACGCTTGGATAAAATAGTACAGTAGGCACTTCACTCCTTATTTAGATTTTTACATTAAAGTCTGATTTTCAAATGGGAAATGTAGATAGTTCTGTACTTTTGAAAAATCAAGctacctttttcttctttgttagACCTGGAGATTTGCAATCCTTACTGTAACTACCCAGTTGTAGCAGCCTGTCCTTGTTTAGATTAGagtagtcagaaaaaaatgctatccCTTCTAGGTCTTTATCACCTATGGAAATGCTTTTTGATTTGTAAAAGACAACTTGTGGCTGTTCTCTTTGACCTTTAGATCAACAGCATGATCAGGAAAGGACAGAGGAAAGACTGGCCCACATTGCTGATCACCTTGGATTCAGCTGGACAGGTAAAATGCACGTTATCTATTCTAGTGAGAAACAAGGCGAGCACTCCTcaatgtttttgtgtttctttcagaTGATTTCCTCATTCTCTAAAACTGTTTCATAGAAACACTTCAGTAGCTTATAGGAACTAGATTGTTTGCTGATTACTAAGATTCCTCTAGCCTGTTAGGTAAGAACTAAGATGAAGAGGTAACTCCTCTGTAGTTGTTGTGGTATCTCCAGAGGGAAAGCTCCTAGGTTGAGGAAGTGACAGCGTCGGCATACGTTACTTTACACTTTCTCACAAAGTGCGATGACTCTAGAACATAAACTGACTAGAAGATAGATGAATGAACATCGTTTGTGTTCTGGAAATCCTGAGCTGGAAGATTGCTATGGGGAAAGGTCAcatcagcttctttttttttttttatggaagctattttacttttctgtgtgcgtaggaaaaagaaatgaaaaaggtcATATTTGTAAAAATCACTCCAAGACAGCACAATTAACGTTCTGGGGGATAAGAGAATGAAATGCAGATCTGTGTCACTGACAATCATCCCAAAAGCATTTACAAGGAAAGAGCTATGGAGAAATCTCTCTGCTATGTTAAACTGTGCAATTCAACAGAAATTTAAATCAGGTCTATGCTTTTTTGTATCTAACCCTAGAGCAGTACCACACTGATGAACGTAAGTGGGGTTCTAGTGGTTAAAGAagaattgcattaaaaaaaaaaaaaagtgttaactACATGGTAATTGAGGTTGTGCTCTATACTGTTTTTATAAGCATCTTCAGAGAATAACAAAATATCACTGacatttttgtatattttactgATCTCCTCCTTTCCTGTCCTCTATTTCAATATTTCTCTATTTCAATCTATAGAGAACACTGGAAGTATATGTCACTTTTCCCAAGATGGATTATCTTTCAAGTCAGTAGGACTTAGATTTATGCAATGTAACAGATTAGGAATGtgctgattttttctttcatttttttttagtattaataGAAATGACTAGAcagatctgaaaacaaaactaaaaaacaatGGATACAGAATTGTCTGTTTTGATGagtattttacagaattttgGAGAGGACAGAGAAATACACCTGCAAAAGTATTCCTGTCTTGTGTTATGATAAAGATTGATTATGGTAAAAATGGCTGCGTCAAAAGTTACTTTGAGGGATAAAACAGTGCTTGGTTTTTGTTCAAACTTCCTTGACTACCTAGAACTTCAATCCGATATAATGTTACTGTGCATTTGTTCAAGGTTACAGTTGCACCAGTATACAAGCCAGTTTGGAAATAAGTTTATCTGGGTCCTGGGGACCAGGGTtcccccctgctccctcccttaAAATGTGGCACCCTCCATCATCCACCATAGTTATAATTACAGCGGAATAGAGTATGAGTCCTTCTTTGTGAGAGGAGCAGAAGTCTGGAGACCAGGAGTAATAGTAGGAATCTCTCAAATTTCCCTGTGGCTTTAAATCATTTGATTGCCTGTTTCTACGTACAGTCATGTCTTAGTTTAGTGGGAGAAAGCTGACCTTCATTCTGGATATAATACAGGCTGTTAAAgccatttctcttttctggacTGCAGTCTGAGCCTATGCTATGTCAGAAAGGCACTAGTTATTAGCCTCACATTTTAGTTTTTGGTTCTCAACTGTGATTCATAggcatttacttttcttttgatGAAACAAGTCCAGGGGAGTAATATGATTACTCTTTAATCCAGCCGTACAAAATGCCTTTACTCAAAATCAATTCTTTCACTGGATTTGGTGAGCATGGTGCTTTTGACAGAGCATGGTACTCTGTCATGGTTTTGTCAGTAGGGTTGTATCTCTGAGAAATGGTGCACACATTAAAGAAAAGCTGACATAGAGCCATCACTTCTAGGCATAATGCAATTATGAATTTGTCTTGAACCTCTTGTTTAACAGTGTCTAAACATAAGAAGGTGAatggaaacaaagagaaatgggTGTCAGAAAAGTTTGTAAACCATTTTGCTGTAGACTACCGTAAAATAGATGtaaggtgggggaaaaaaataaaagacatctttacagaaaatgatttatttttcagagctaGCAAGAGAActggatttcacagaagagcAAATCCATCAAATCAGGATTGAAAATCCTAATTCACTTCAAGACCAGAGCCACGCACTCCTCAAATACTGGCTTGAAAGGGATGGGAAACATGCAACAGGTTCATTACCAGTTATAGTACATCTACACTGTCTCAATATACAAGTGGGCCAATGTGTGTTAtaatccaaaaaataaaatacgtTTAAAATTTAGGCAGCGGGAAGAATGGCTATAGGTTGGGTTCTATTTTTAAGCTTGTCTCTATAACATCGTGTATCGTAGGATTCTGTTAGAGAGAATAGTTTAATATTGTTCATTTGGAGAACAACTTACAGCAAAGCAAGAGTGGAAAAATACTTAAGTTTCTTTtcctaaactaaaaaaaatacttggggGAACTAGACTAATTTGTGAAAGGAAAGACTAGATCAGAGGTAATTTTTGTGTGCAGCCCCTATCTTACATAGCCATGCTTCTAAATCAGTATCCTACATACATAATTCGTATTGAAAATAGAACGGAGAACATGTGAAGTTCTTAATTCAGCTACATGGTGTCATTTTAATGCCACAGATACAAATCTTACCCAGTGTCTTACAAAAATCAACCGAATGGATATTGTTCACCTAATGGAGACCAGCGGCATAGACTCCATGCAAGTTCACGGCACTCGCACGTATGCAG from Anas acuta chromosome 4, bAnaAcu1.1, whole genome shotgun sequence includes these protein-coding regions:
- the ANK2 gene encoding ankyrin-2 isoform X12; protein product: MASMLQKSDSNASFLRAARAGNLDKVVEYLKSGIDINTCNQNGLNALHLAAKEGHVGLVQELLERGSAVDSATKKGNTALHIASLAGQAEVVKVLVKEGANINAQSQNGFTPLYMAAQENHIEVVKYLLENGANQSTATEDGFTPLAVALQQGHNQAVAILLENDTKGKVRLPALHIAARKDDTKSAALLLQNDHNADVQSKMMVNRTTESGFTPLHIAAHYGNVNVATLLLNRGAAVDFTARNGITPLHVASKRGNTNMVKLLLDRGGQIDAKTRDGLTPLHCAARSGHDQVVELLLERGAPLLARTKNGLSPLHMAAQGDHVECVKHLLQHKAPVDDVTLDYLTALHVAAHCGHYRVTKLLLDKRANPNARALNGFTPLHIACKKNRIKVMELLVKYGASIQAITESGLTPIHVAAFMGHLNIVLLLLQNGASPDVTNIRGETALHMAARAGQVEVVRCLLRNGALVDARAREEQTPLHIASRLGKTEIVQLLLQHMAHPDAATTNGYTPLHISAREGQVDVASVLLEAGASHSMSTKKGFTPLHVAAKYGSLEVAKLLLQRRASPDSAGKNGLTPLHVAAHYDNQKVALLLLEKGASPHATAKNGYTPLHIAAKKNQMQIATTLLNYGAETNILTKQGVTPLHLASQEGHTDMVTLLLEKGSNIHVATKTGLTSLHLAAQEDKVNVAEILTKHGANQDAQTKLGYTPLIVACHYGNIKMVNFLLKQGANVNAKTKNGYTPLHQAAQQGHTHIINVLLQHGAKPNAITTNGNTALAIARRLGYISVVDTLKVVTEEITTTTTTVTEKHKLNVPETMTEVLDVSDEEAFKHSDDERFSDGEVYSCRGAVSRNSWSDDTMTGDGGEYLRPEDLKELGDDSLPSSQFLDGMNYLRYSLEGGRSDSLRSFSSDRSHTLSHASYLRDSAMIDDTVVIPSQQVTTLAKEVEKNSYRLSWGPENLDNVALSSSPIHSGCLSAKKETGSLLTRCSSPCLDHDNSSFLVSFMVDARGGAMRGCRHNGLRIIIPPRKCTAPTRVTCRLVKRHRLATMPPMVEGEGLASRLIEVGPSGAQFLGKLHLPTAPPPLNEGESLVSRILQLGPPGTKFLGPVIVEIPHFAALRGKERELVILRSENGDSWKEHFCEYTEDELNEILNGMDEVLDTPEELEKKRICRIITRDFPQYFAVVSRIKQDSNLIGPEGGVLSSTVVPQVQAVFPEGALTKRIRVGLQAQPMHTELIKKILGNKATFSPIVTLEPRRRKFHKPITMTIPVPKASSDGIMNGYGGDTPTLRLLCSITGGTTPAQWEDITGTTPLTFVNECVSFTTNVSARFWLIDCRQTQESVTFASQVYREIICVPYMAKFVVFAKSHDPIEARLRCFCMTDDKVDKTLEQQENFAEVARSRDVEVLEGKPIYVDCFGNLVPLTKSGQHHIFSFFAFKENRLPLFVKVRDTTQEPCGRLSFMKEPKSTRGLVHQAICNLNITLPVYTKESESDQEQEEEVDMTSEKNDETESTETSILKSHLVNEVPVLASPDLLSEVSEMKQDLIKMTAILTTDSSDKSGSIKVKDLGKPTEEEPGEPFEIVERVKEDLEKVNEILRGGSYTREEHAMQKSLSRQEFVEEEWVIVSDEEIEEARRNAPLEVTEPTCVEVGIDKETKETEKKDMMGMVDYLSDDLKTYLSLHEVQPQALQEDLVEERFEAVVISRESEKGGQESPTTETLSPQEQHKPALEIKKPVRTKLRDKQKQKESKVQSKEEKPGLTKCSSDEAVHEEEQGLTPAAAPEAKAVSPVIEETPIGSIKDKVKALQKKVEDEQKVRSKLPVRIQTREGTAEKASKKTVPVKKPAAHKAQPPVSPSSKTERLEETMSVRELMKAFQSGQDPSKNITGLFEHKSVKQKQQPPEKETPRKKAVSSQSETKRVTSHKTDKPKDKHSTTLKAEKEPQSKKGRTQISTVEITKKTVSKDQVKQQSSKKPAAEPLSPVFVDQSAKDSAGVKGRTSDDQADTDFQISPDRKTSTDFSDVIKEELEDNDKYQQFRHLSVTEEGELNLEQVLTSPFNVAFPTEYVKDGFLPALSLQSAAFDGSSESLKHEGVADSPGSLLDGTPQISSEESYKHEGLAETPETSPESLSFSPKKTDGQIEEAKGAARAHTTAETCSPKELSPKEDEKGITEKQLDAVTETSKSHSDHVSEELVPKASEEEADKLKESSSASIMKDISRDKESRTTAHLTKSSETHDTALEKEKDITCERRVVVRSPQKLELSLASHDSESFSPVADDSLAISHKDSLEASPVLEDNSSHKTPDSLEPSPIKESPCRDSLESSPVEQKVKAGILGQGPLQSVLSKGETCPELASVRSRILRDPEGSADDDSLEQTSLMESSGKSPLSPETPSSEEISYEITPKTADSQALSNIRKSAMIPEVSEEPEDDCESEPRKRFTPEEEMFKMVTKIKMFDELEQEAKQKRDYKKDCKQDESSAVADSEAACEAEEPESTTVEEKVIPTVVMSSAKSRKSSSSSESEPELTELKKEADSGFLMEPTIRVQPPSPLPSSIDSSSSPEEGCFQPIDSKQCSSRIGAIKAEQDKPTEDDKEEPYVLGDSCKASTQESGTCHSDGCAPAETDKSKRDSTDDSEIVSPNAPVTQLQGSPCHSFGDSSYKEVHVESSPTLEQSDTNESSIKSTTLLTHSDLIAEGAVLEKAGDDSCGHSITEYSVPQDGKLVEGDPTDHSGLGSDLAKVDTDLETPQGDTHIEEPLPEYSSLTTETGELESCVVEAAESSAPHIVSPYENVSSEQFFTDCEVKVGSGESLLSKEDYSTEEGKDQSSTILLSRDTGSKYQSSEEVYMEIEPKPEDLFQKISPGSSASDSTKLAESTIDNVRTETEKLISQVVITKTDVDSDMWSEIREDDEAFEARVKEEEQKIFGLMVDRRSQGTTPDTTPARTPTEEGTPLSEQNPFLFQEGKLFEMTRSGAIDMTKRNYPDESFHFFQMGQQPQEELSLCEEMKEAAEVESSKPESLPDPFPPSESEDLDIQGKDALKRSPSPSESCDKSEEMSGEGVSIGTAKAELKSRIPIKMGISASSKSPKKETAASEAEPFSGAETDMVDSSQVPCPMSPEQSVVEDELGFSKVTRLVCSEQDEESPDSSPEEQRSVIEIPTALMERVPSCESKSKIPVRTAATASQSLQQLENESLPTDGFLDSLQCEGKDDQAKPKSKIPVKAALQRAEQQYTSTDTPVHKLESPKALDTTSKLPTKQDNRSKSESDASVPMDPKIKRSIKARSYAEAEAETREREMKVELDSEEATTGRLKVFSSRLPVKSRSTTASRSAFSPTKESKEHFFDLYKNSIEFFEEISDEASKLVERLTQSEREQELVSDDESSSALEVSVIENVPSIETQQSVPEDIFDTRPIWDESVETQIERIPDDNIHDHAEDQQHDQERTEERLAHIADHLGFSWTELARELDFTEEQIHQIRIENPNSLQDQSHALLKYWLERDGKHATDTNLTQCLTKINRMDIVHLMETSGIDSMQVHGTRTYAEIEQTIGLDHSEGFSALQEDLFSSRHKQEQQHRISKDSDPTEHPPIVSEEDVSVSYSPFQDSTPRSEAELSMAELLRQAHKEQVESEFSGKPQDVPEKTSASQHEYFVTTPGTEQSAAPETGKAANEKSACFSVAKEEREKSSPRSPSSSQSSESPIIQEPEEPELHQDDVSPRRTSLVIVESTDEQPEKLGSGYEEESLEKELAEELGELETSSDEDEVVTTRVIRRRVIIQADSMPEMPPETVTEEQYTDEHGQTVVKKVTRKIIRRYVSPDGTEKEDIIMQGTPQEPVTVEEGDGYSKVLKRVVLKSDSEQSEVTLSEPGVLPSASNFQSEPVEGRKVSKVIKTTVVQGERTEKHLGDASLATDLPSAKEDFEEALSYTGNQMKVQLPALVEKEIMKEDGSIIKRTMLNKASTQKRTVMKDRYGKHVHIEELDDTPEALPQDDLQHDLQQLLRHFCKEDWKQDAK